The Brassica napus cultivar Da-Ae unplaced genomic scaffold, Da-Ae ScsIHWf_1699;HRSCAF=2325, whole genome shotgun sequence genome contains a region encoding:
- the LOC125598310 gene encoding uncharacterized protein LOC125598310: MGTQISPQLRPRFQATQRAARTAGTAAGVARAAAQVARTAARQPRTELWSKLSSHLQAGTKQFACSSDPIEADEWRSRLARNFSSTRCPEEYKKDIVVHFLEGDTHNWWLALDKRTNGTIERFSNFEVEFNHKYFSAEAWDRLESQFLDLTQGRMTIREYEEKFNQLRRYVGKELEEERRAKLKSRGHTASSGSGSDRKRKRDTAEGGKASSDRSECPSCRRHHGGECWKAKGACTRCGKMGHFARDCPGRSENRGQGLGSDPEAVITAARRDTYAGNVPLCKLRLKDVGRPASQARAEVRPQHRV, from the exons ATGGGCACTCAGAT ATCACCCCAGCTCAGGCCACGGTTTCAGGCAACTCAGAGAGCAGCTAGGACAGCTGGGACAGCAGCTGGTGTAGCTCGTGCAGCTGCACAAGTAGCTCGAACAGCTGCCAGACAGCCAAGGACCGAGCTTTGGTCGAAGCTGAG CTCACATCTCCAAGCTGGTACGAAGCAGTTTGCTTGTAGTTCTGATCCCAttgaggcagacgagtggaggagcagACTGGCTCGGAATTTCAGCTCAACTCGTTGCCCAGAGGAGTACAAAAAGGACATTgtggttcacttcctggaaggtgacacacataactggtggttagctCTAGACAAACGCACCAATGGGACAATTGAGCGGTTCTCAAACTTCGAGGTGGAGTTCAACCACAAATACTTCTCGGCTGAAGCTTGGGACCGTCTGGAGTCTCAGTTCCTAGACTTGACTCAAGGACGCATGACAatacgtgagtacgaagagaAGTTCAACCAGCTCAGACGATATGTGGGCAAGGAGTTGGAGGAGGAGAGACG AGCCAAGCTGAAGTCTAGGGGCCACACGGCTTCTAGTGGATCCGGAAGCGACCGGAAGAGAAAGAGGGACACGGCCGAAGGGGGCAAGGCCTCAAGTGATAGGTCGGAGTGTCCTTCATGCAGAAGGCATCATGGTGGAGAGTGTTGGAAGGCAAAGGGGGCTTGCACCCGTTGTGGCAAGATGGGCCACTTTGCTCGAGACTGTCCTGGACGGTCAGAGAACCGTGGACAGGGCTTGGGGAGTGACCCAGAAGCTGTCATTACTGCAGCAAGACGGGACACCTACGCTGGGAATGTCCCATTATGCAAGCTGAGGCTAAAGGACGTGGGGAGGCCAGCAAGCCAAGCCAGAGCCGAGGTCAGACCTCAGCACCGCGTGTGA